A window from Micromonospora profundi encodes these proteins:
- the typA gene encoding translational GTPase TypA, whose protein sequence is MQLRTDLRNVAIIAHVDHGKTTLVDAMLRQAGAYGARGENTERVMDSGDLEREKGITILAKNTGVRYLPADGSDPVTINIIDTPGHADFGGEVERGLTMVDGVVLLVDASEGPLPQTRFVLRKALQARMPIILVINKVDRPDARIKEVVDDTYELFLDLDADEEQIDFPIVYACARDGIASLTQPADGSVPDDSDSLEPLFRTLLDTIPPPAYEDGAPLQAHVTNLDASPFLGRLALCRVRQGTINKGQTVAWCRTDGSTQRVRISEMLMTEGLERKPAETAGPGDIIAVAGIPEIMIGETLADVDNPVPLPLITVDEPAISMTIGTNTSPLVGRVKGSKVTARMVKDRLDKELIGNVSLRVLPTERPDAWEVQGRGELALAILVEQMRRESYELTVGKPQVVTKVIDGKTCEPVERLTIDAPDEYLGAITQLLATRKGRMEQLVNHGTGWIRMEWLVPARGLIGFRTEFLTDTRGTGILHHVFESYEPWFGELRTRNNGSLVADRAGAVTAFAMINLQERGQLFVDPTTEVYEGMIVGENSRSDDMDVNITKEKKLTNMRASTSDETEKLIPPRKLSLEQALEFCREDECVEVTPTAVRIRKVVLDQQLRGRAAARRKHAG, encoded by the coding sequence TCGACGCCATGTTGCGGCAGGCCGGGGCGTACGGCGCCCGGGGCGAGAACACCGAGCGGGTGATGGACTCCGGAGACCTGGAGCGGGAAAAGGGCATCACGATCCTGGCCAAGAACACAGGCGTGCGCTACCTGCCGGCCGACGGCTCCGACCCGGTCACCATCAACATCATCGACACCCCTGGTCACGCCGACTTCGGTGGCGAGGTCGAGCGCGGCCTGACCATGGTCGACGGCGTGGTGCTGCTCGTCGACGCCAGCGAGGGTCCCCTGCCGCAGACCCGGTTCGTGCTGCGCAAGGCGCTGCAAGCCCGGATGCCGATCATCCTGGTGATCAACAAGGTGGACCGTCCCGACGCCCGGATCAAAGAGGTCGTGGACGACACCTACGAGCTCTTCCTCGACCTGGACGCCGACGAGGAGCAGATCGACTTCCCGATCGTCTACGCGTGCGCCCGCGACGGCATCGCCTCGCTGACCCAGCCCGCCGACGGTTCGGTGCCCGACGACAGCGACTCTCTGGAGCCGCTGTTCCGCACCCTGCTGGACACGATCCCGCCGCCCGCGTACGAGGACGGCGCGCCGTTGCAGGCCCACGTCACCAACCTCGACGCCTCGCCGTTCCTCGGCCGTCTGGCCCTGTGCCGGGTCCGCCAGGGCACGATCAACAAGGGTCAGACGGTTGCCTGGTGCCGCACCGACGGCAGCACCCAGCGGGTCCGCATCTCCGAGATGCTGATGACCGAGGGCCTGGAGCGCAAGCCGGCCGAGACCGCGGGCCCGGGCGACATCATCGCCGTTGCCGGCATCCCCGAGATCATGATCGGTGAGACCCTCGCCGACGTGGACAACCCGGTTCCGCTGCCGCTGATCACCGTCGACGAGCCGGCCATCTCGATGACCATCGGCACCAACACCTCGCCGCTCGTCGGCCGGGTCAAGGGCTCCAAGGTCACCGCTCGGATGGTCAAGGACCGGCTCGACAAGGAGCTGATCGGCAACGTGTCGCTGCGGGTGCTGCCCACCGAGCGGCCGGACGCCTGGGAGGTGCAGGGCCGCGGCGAGCTGGCGCTTGCCATCCTGGTCGAGCAGATGCGCCGGGAGAGCTACGAGCTGACCGTCGGCAAGCCGCAGGTGGTCACCAAGGTGATCGACGGCAAGACCTGCGAGCCGGTCGAGCGGCTGACGATCGACGCCCCGGACGAGTACCTGGGCGCGATCACCCAGCTCCTCGCGACCCGTAAGGGCCGGATGGAGCAGCTGGTCAACCACGGCACCGGCTGGATCCGGATGGAGTGGCTGGTCCCGGCGCGCGGCCTGATCGGCTTCCGCACCGAGTTCCTCACCGACACCCGGGGCACCGGCATCCTGCACCACGTCTTCGAGTCCTACGAGCCCTGGTTCGGTGAGCTGCGGACCCGCAACAACGGCTCGCTCGTCGCCGACCGGGCCGGCGCGGTCACCGCCTTCGCGATGATCAACCTTCAGGAGCGCGGTCAGCTCTTCGTCGACCCGACCACCGAGGTGTACGAGGGCATGATCGTCGGCGAGAACTCGCGCTCCGACGACATGGACGTCAACATCACCAAGGAGAAGAAGCTCACGAACATGCGGGCCTCGACCTCCGACGAGACCGAGAAGCTGATCCCGCCGCGCAAGCTCTCGCTGGAGCAGGCGCTGGAGTTCTGCCGCGAGGACGAGTGCGTCGAGGTCACCCCGACCGCGGTGCGCATCCGCAAGGTGGTCCTCGACCAGCAGCTGCGCGGTCGGGCCGCCGCCCGCCGCAAGCACGCCGGCTGA